Proteins found in one Leucoraja erinacea ecotype New England chromosome 34, Leri_hhj_1, whole genome shotgun sequence genomic segment:
- the spef1 gene encoding sperm flagellar protein 1 translates to MPLSQAALHTVYSWIDQVPLSRPKRCIARDFSDGVMVAEVVKHFLPRLIELHNYIPANATQQKISNWQLLNRKVFSKFHFHISEEMLKKLVKSSPGNIELVLYTLRQKIEEELSVKQDVEDYTNEAAYSFPDYIHVGMPQFANGCQSNPQPWNNNQRSLCEQYSHLDPAVRLLLEEKDQALLAFRETVEILQMKVLRLEHLVQLKDLRIDELTRHLKKQEAN, encoded by the exons ATGCCGCTGTCCCAGGCCGCGCTACACACCGTCTACTCCTGGATCGACCAGGTCCCGCTGTCGCGGCCCAAACGCTGCATCGCCCGGGACTTCAGCGACGGAG TTATGGTTGCAGAAGTGGTGAAGCACTTTTTGCCCAGACTGATAGAACTGCACAACTATATCCCAGCAAATGCTACCCAGCAAAAAATAAGTAACTGGCAGTTATTAAACAG GAAGGTATTTTCCAAATTTCATTTTCATATTTCGGAGGAAATGCTGAAAAAGTTGGTCAAGAGTTCTCCTGGAAATATTGAACTGGTTTTGTATACATTGAGACAGAAGATcgaggaggaactcagtgtgaaACAA GATGTGGAAGATTACACTAATGAAGCTGCTTATAGTTTTCCAG ATTACATTCATGTAGGCATGCCACAATTTGCAAACGGATGCCAATCCAACCCACAACCATGGAACAACAATCAAAG ATCATTGTGTGAGCAGTACTCCCACTTGGATCCTGCTGTACGTCTCTTACTAGAGGAGAAAGATCAGGCTCTGTTGGCTTTCCGGGAGACTGTGGAG ATTCTGCAGATGAAAGTGCTGAGACTGGAGCATCTGGTTCAGCTGAAGGACCTGAGGATTGATGAATTGACAAGGCATTTGAAAAAACAGGAAGCAAATTAA
- the comtd1 gene encoding catechol O-methyltransferase domain-containing protein 1, giving the protein MLGHREATLCGAAAGAGLLVGLWLGRKLLSRQQLRTYKSHGGANGDPLLNYLLQTSLREHPLLKKLRMRTMAQPEGIMMVACEEAQLMANLARLIHAKKVLEIGVYTGYNTMNMALAVPADGRVVACDINVDFVNIGKPFWREAEVDQKIDLRIKPAVETLDELLQAGEAETFDFAFIDADKVNYGLYYEKCLQLIRKGGVIAIDNVLWGGKVLRPGDDRDTLSIVKLNEKIHTDSRVNMSMLSIADGLTLVFKL; this is encoded by the exons ATGTTGGGCCACAGGGAAGCAACACTTTGCGGCGCGGCTGCCGGAGCCGGGCTACTGGTGGGGCTGTGGCTGG GGCGGAAGTTACTTTCACGGCAGCAGCTGAGAACGTACAAGAGCCACGGTGGAGCCAATGGGGATCCGTTACTGAACTACCTGCTGCAGACATCGCTGCGGGAACACCCGCTGCTGAAGAAGCTGAGAATG CGCACCATGGCACAGCCTGAAGGGATCATGATGGTGGCCTGTGAAGAGGCTCAGCTGATGGCAAACCTGGCCAGACTCATTCACGCCAAGAAGGTTCTGGAAATAG GGGTCTACACTGGGTATAACACAATGAACATGGCCCTGGCCGTACCAGCTGATGGCAGAGTTGTTGCGTGTGACATCAACGTAGACTTTGTCAACATTGGGAAACCGTTCTGGAGAGAG GCTGAAGTGGATCAGAAGATTGACCTGCGCATTAAaccagctgtagaaacccttg ACGAGCTGCTCCAGGCTGGTGAGGCCGAGACCTTCGACTTTGCCTTCATTGACGCTGACAAGGTGAACTACGGCCTGTACTATGAGAAATGCCTGCAGCTGATCCGCAAAGGAGGGGTCATTGCGATCGACAAC GTTCTGTGGGGTGGGAAGGTGCTGAGACCAGGAGATGACAGGGACACGTTAAGCATCGTTAAACTGAACGAGAAGATCCACACGGACAGCCGGGTCAACATGTCCATGCTCAGCATCGCTGACGGACTCACCTTGGTCTTCAAGCTGTAA